The following proteins are encoded in a genomic region of Bacillus sp. FJAT-22090:
- a CDS encoding LLM class flavin-dependent oxidoreductase codes for MKLSILDQSPISSNKSAREALYESMRLAQVGEMLGYTRFWMTEHHDLPGLASSAPEVILGVIGSNTERIRLGSGATLLPHYKPFKVAEVFNTLATLFPGRIDLGLGRAPGGSAEATNALSDNFLQNVYSMPSLLKDLLHFLDNDFPADHQFSKISPSPVPDELPETWLLGTSRKSALLAAEYGLAYTFGQFMSDKDGTAIIQDYLDAYVPRKGGQVPQVMVTVTVFCAETTERADEISLSSFIWSLQKTKGEGQQGVPSVEEAKQYKLDARERETLVNMRQNSIIGNPQDVKQRLMELQASYQADEIMINTVTYSAEDRINSYKLIAAELIQKD; via the coding sequence ATGAAGTTAAGTATTCTAGATCAATCGCCTATTTCGTCCAATAAATCTGCTAGAGAGGCATTATATGAATCGATGAGGCTAGCACAAGTTGGTGAGATGCTAGGGTATACTCGATTTTGGATGACAGAGCATCATGATTTACCTGGTCTGGCAAGTTCTGCACCTGAAGTGATCCTTGGAGTCATCGGATCAAATACTGAAAGAATTCGATTAGGTTCGGGTGCTACTTTATTGCCACATTACAAACCTTTTAAAGTGGCGGAGGTTTTTAATACACTTGCTACATTATTTCCTGGTCGAATCGATCTAGGTCTTGGACGTGCACCTGGTGGGTCAGCCGAAGCAACTAACGCTTTATCAGATAATTTTTTGCAGAACGTGTATAGTATGCCAAGTTTATTAAAAGACTTACTCCATTTTTTAGATAATGATTTTCCTGCTGACCATCAGTTTTCAAAAATTTCTCCTTCACCTGTTCCAGATGAATTACCAGAAACTTGGCTTCTCGGGACAAGTAGAAAAAGTGCATTACTTGCTGCGGAATATGGACTTGCCTATACATTTGGGCAATTTATGAGTGATAAGGATGGAACAGCTATTATTCAGGACTATCTTGATGCTTATGTACCTAGAAAGGGTGGACAAGTTCCTCAGGTGATGGTAACTGTCACAGTTTTCTGTGCTGAAACTACCGAACGAGCAGATGAAATTTCATTAAGCTCGTTTATTTGGTCTTTACAAAAAACAAAAGGGGAAGGTCAGCAAGGTGTACCTTCTGTAGAAGAAGCAAAGCAATATAAACTGGATGCTCGTGAAAGAGAGACTTTGGTTAATATGAGACAGAATAGTATTATTGGTAATCCACAAGACGTGAAACAGAGGTTAATGGAACTTCAAGCTAGTTATCAAGCAGATGAAATCATGATCAACACAGTTACATATTCTGCGGAAGACCGAATTAACTCCTATAAATTAATTGCAGCCGAATTAATACAGAAGGATTAG
- a CDS encoding DUF3219 family protein codes for MVVKEIMLDNACIKIDSYKEEIVNGLQQISIVFSVTSEEYHDIAVLLYKGTFHVKVPERDLSFTGTINNYSTSITNLYEKGQVGEYKLSLIEE; via the coding sequence ATGGTTGTAAAAGAAATTATGCTAGATAATGCTTGTATAAAGATAGACAGTTATAAGGAAGAAATAGTAAATGGTTTACAACAAATTTCGATCGTTTTTAGTGTAACGAGTGAAGAATATCATGACATTGCAGTTTTACTATACAAAGGTACTTTTCATGTAAAAGTTCCTGAGAGAGATTTGTCCTTTACGGGCACCATTAATAATTATTCTACTTCTATTACAAATTTATATGAAAAAGGTCAAGTGGGAGAATATAAATTAAGTTTAATCGAAGAGTAA
- a CDS encoding small, acid-soluble spore protein tlp codes for MPKHNDSADNKEIFKKTIHNMEAAEAAMEFAEGKELAAIKEKNERRKESIEELKDEIVAEEKSRINGYI; via the coding sequence ATGCCAAAGCATAATGATTCAGCTGATAATAAAGAAATATTTAAAAAAACAATTCATAATATGGAAGCAGCTGAAGCAGCAATGGAATTCGCTGAAGGAAAAGAACTTGCTGCAATCAAGGAGAAAAACGAACGACGTAAAGAAAGTATAGAAGAATTGAAAGATGAGATTGTTGCAGAAGAAAAATCCCGAATTAACGGGTATATTTAA
- a CDS encoding serine hydrolase domain-containing protein encodes MIDFDYLKREIKKEKVTSLLVYQKGNSIFEYYKNNKQREKLHKMNSCTKSVLSILVGIALEKKHLTSIHLPVYTFFPELFKEQTDSRKLDITIYHLLTMTDGLDFPEFGEWNSFAPMVYHPNIMKFVLERPIIHPVGTYMNYNSGCSHILSAILQKVTNMKTEEFANKYLFKPLGIKKFNWYSDNMNINKGADGLVLKATDMMKIGQLMLQNGVYNNKRIVSEEWIKTSTTPYFKTYELIGYYGMHWWINKLDDKQDFTYENTYHFALGFGRQYIFIHPKEEVVIVITSEIYENSLLPLRIVQKSFLI; translated from the coding sequence ATGATAGATTTTGACTACTTAAAAAGAGAAATAAAAAAGGAGAAAGTTACTTCCTTACTTGTATATCAAAAGGGAAATAGTATTTTCGAATACTACAAAAACAATAAACAACGTGAAAAGCTTCATAAAATGAATTCCTGTACCAAAAGTGTACTTTCAATTTTAGTTGGAATTGCACTAGAGAAAAAGCATTTAACATCCATTCACTTACCTGTCTATACCTTTTTCCCAGAGCTTTTTAAAGAACAAACGGATAGTCGTAAATTAGATATTACTATTTATCATTTGTTAACGATGACAGATGGATTGGACTTTCCCGAATTTGGTGAATGGAATAGCTTTGCACCAATGGTCTATCATCCGAATATAATGAAGTTTGTTCTAGAACGTCCAATAATCCATCCTGTTGGCACATATATGAACTACAACTCGGGTTGCTCCCATATATTATCTGCTATCCTCCAGAAGGTAACCAACATGAAAACGGAGGAATTTGCCAATAAGTATTTGTTCAAGCCGTTAGGTATTAAAAAATTTAATTGGTATTCAGATAATATGAACATCAATAAAGGGGCAGATGGGCTCGTTTTAAAAGCGACAGATATGATGAAAATCGGCCAGCTAATGTTGCAAAATGGTGTTTATAACAATAAAAGAATAGTTTCGGAGGAATGGATAAAGACTTCTACTACACCATATTTTAAAACATATGAATTAATTGGTTATTACGGGATGCATTGGTGGATAAATAAACTGGATGATAAACAAGATTTTACATACGAAAATACGTATCATTTTGCATTAGGATTTGGCAGGCAATATATATTCATTCATCCAAAAGAAGAGGTAGTCATAGTGATCACGAGTGAAATATATGAAAATAGCTTACTGCCATTAAGAATAGTCCAAAAAAGTTTTTTAATTTAA
- a CDS encoding YqjF family protein — translation MRPWVMTQEWRDVLFLHWPVSAKDIRDHIPSELKLDLYDNMAWLGLVSFQVKGNRPRLVPPIPGLSSYLELNVRTYVSYKGKSGVFFFSLDANNPVIVKLATIGNFLPYRQANIHLQKRNNIFSVSSKVSNANSIPETLITSFEPMPEIMEGTSLERWLTERYCLWTKINNDLYRVDIWHAPWKLQNVKGGVVENSMASFLKGDYQKNPPIAHYSKRKKVRSYLPIKEK, via the coding sequence TGACGCAGGAATGGCGGGATGTTCTTTTCCTTCATTGGCCAGTTTCGGCAAAGGATATACGTGATCACATACCTTCGGAGCTAAAGTTAGATCTATATGACAATATGGCTTGGCTTGGTTTAGTCTCTTTTCAGGTAAAAGGTAATCGCCCGAGACTTGTCCCCCCTATTCCAGGATTGAGTTCTTATTTAGAACTAAACGTTCGTACATATGTCAGCTATAAAGGGAAATCAGGTGTTTTTTTCTTTAGCTTAGATGCGAATAATCCAGTAATCGTGAAATTGGCGACCATAGGAAACTTTTTACCTTATCGTCAAGCTAATATCCATTTACAAAAAAGAAACAACATTTTTTCAGTTTCTAGTAAAGTGAGTAATGCGAATTCAATTCCCGAAACGCTAATCACTTCATTTGAGCCGATGCCAGAAATTATGGAAGGAACTTCATTAGAACGGTGGCTGACAGAGCGTTATTGTTTATGGACAAAAATAAATAATGATTTATACCGTGTGGATATTTGGCATGCTCCATGGAAATTGCAAAATGTTAAAGGGGGAGTTGTAGAAAATTCTATGGCTTCTTTTCTAAAAGGTGATTATCAAAAAAATCCACCAATCGCTCACTACTCAAAAAGGAAAAAAGTTCGATCTTATTTACCTATCAAAGAGAAATAA